The Haloplanus sp. CK5-1 genome segment GTCCGACACCGGCGCTGATACACTTGATAGTCGGGAGCAGACTGAGACGGAGCCGGCGGTCTCGGAGCTTGTCGATGAAGTTCTGACGACACCGATCGACACCATGGAGTTACGAAATCGACTTGATACGCTCGGGCGCATCAGGGCCCAGTCGATCGCACTAGAAAGCAAGACTAACCAGCTGCTGTTGTTGAATCGCATCAGTCGGCACGATATCCGCAACGAGATGAACGTCGTCATCGGCTGGACCGAACAACTCGCAAAACACACTGACGACGCAGGCGATCAGATACGCCAACGAATCCTGGACAGTAGCCAGCACGTCGCTGATCTCACGAAAGCCGTGCGGGAATTCGTCGACGCACTCCAGACGGCTGATGCCCCGAACCTGGAGGCGGTCGCCCTCGAAGACGCGGTAACCGACGAACTCACGAAACGCCGCGCTACGTTCGAGGACGCCGAGTTCGTCGTCGATGGTGACATTCCACGGGTAGACGTCCGCGCAAACGACCTCTTGGCGTCGGTGTTCAGAAACGTCCTGAATAATGCCGTCCAGCACAACGACAGCGACACACCACGAGTGGAGATATCCGTCGTAGAGGGCGCCGAAACGGTTGCTATCACGATAGCCGACAACGGCCCGGGAATTCCACCGGCCCAGCGGGACGCCGTCCTGGGCCGAACCGACCGGGGACTTGATCATCCTGCAGCGGGACTCGGTCTCTACCTCGTCGATGCACTCGTCACGCAGTACGGCGGCACACTACAGATCAGCGACGCTGATCTGGGTGGGGCCAGTATCGAGATCGAACTCCGCAAAGAGCAACCGACTGGGATGAATACCGATGACAATGACTCCTGAAGCGGTGCCCGATTCCCGGAACCGGGTCCTCCCGCTCATTGCGGATTCGGAGGGTGTCATAGAACTCTTCTCACACCGTGATGATTGTGCTTCCCGGATTGTCTCCGCGTTCGTAGTTGGTGATTGCGACGACGAGGCGCAGACACAACGCGAGGAACACCTGCGCTCGTGCATGGACGCGGCCTCGGGCGTGCGTTCGCCCGAGGCCGCAGCCCTTGACTGATTCGTTGGTTCGTTCGACGCCACTCCGGCGGTTGTACGTCTCGTCTAGCGTTGATTGCTTCAGCTGAACGTCGTTGCTGTGTTTTTCAATGCGGTCTTCTACCCTGTACTCGATATCTTTCGGGTCGTCGGTGTTTCGTGGATTGTACGGAGCGACTGGCACGACCCCTGCGGCCAGCAGGTGGTCGTGCCAGTCGAGCGTGTCGTAGGCACTGTCTCCAAGCATCCACATCGGTTTCCCGACGGCGAGCGCGTCACGCGTGACGCGCATCGCCGTCTCTTCTGGTGCTTGTTTGCTCTCGGTGAACTCGGCTGCAATCGGGATCTTTTGCCCGGTTGAGACGATCGTGCAGCCGTAGCCGTAGTAGTACTCGTCATCGGTTGGATCATAGCACTTCGATGCGTCTGGATCGGCGGGCATCGCTCTCACGTCGGTTGAATCGATAGAATACGTCAAGTCGAGCAGGCCCCGCAAGGCGGCCTGCTCGACGAGATGGTCGAAGACCCGGTCAACAACGTGCTCAAGATCAGTGAGGAATCGATCGACCGCGTCTCTCGACGGCGGTCGATCGAAGCTACAGCTGAGCCAGACAACGGTGTTGTTCAGTTCTCGTGCA includes the following:
- a CDS encoding HAMP domain-containing sensor histidine kinase; the encoded protein is METESPALGAADRLGTATSPARVVQILSHVDNQRVLVNWLQQQDRYEVVSDDAAVLPEADIDIVVLDAQSLRAYDAEIRERKADADAILPVLLVGSDTGADTLDSREQTETEPAVSELVDEVLTTPIDTMELRNRLDTLGRIRAQSIALESKTNQLLLLNRISRHDIRNEMNVVIGWTEQLAKHTDDAGDQIRQRILDSSQHVADLTKAVREFVDALQTADAPNLEAVALEDAVTDELTKRRATFEDAEFVVDGDIPRVDVRANDLLASVFRNVLNNAVQHNDSDTPRVEISVVEGAETVAITIADNGPGIPPAQRDAVLGRTDRGLDHPAAGLGLYLVDALVTQYGGTLQISDADLGGASIEIELRKEQPTGMNTDDNDS
- a CDS encoding transposase; protein product: MSSATLQDDPSVESFFNAVETETLALFEHLSFEFLEGFDVFAPAETGRTRDLEPPEMMRGFLHCYYKNIYGIRPVARELNNTVVWLSCSFDRPPSRDAVDRFLTDLEHVVDRVFDHLVEQAALRGLLDLTYSIDSTDVRAMPADPDASKCYDPTDDEYYYGYGCTIVSTGQKIPIAAEFTESKQAPEETAMRVTRDALAVGKPMWMLGDSAYDTLDWHDHLLAAGVVPVAPYNPRNTDDPKDIEYRVEDRIEKHSNDVQLKQSTLDETYNRRSGVERTNESVKGCGLGRTHARGRVHARAQVFLALCLRLVVAITNYERGDNPGSTIITV